Proteins from a genomic interval of Sulfitobacter indolifex:
- a CDS encoding efflux RND transporter periplasmic adaptor subunit: MSVFGKLVLIGVVGGAAGWAGLAAGVKGWTPAMLANVAQTQFTALMGRQAEAMPAATRTPTGPVIYYRHPDGLAEWSAASTETADGKSFLPVLANEDVSFDPEAITPLEAESGERTLLYYRHPMGLPDTSPVPKLDSMGMDYLPVYADEVSDAGSVTVSPGKLQRTGVRTSIAVFDPMATTVRAPGIVALDDRRVSVISLRADAFIEEVEDVTTGSIVEAGEPLAMLYSPEVVAAAAQYVSDLRGGEGRVEGSRQRLANLGVPAAVIDKIAAERRTPVQITLMAPRSGVVLERMAVEGMMSEAGETLFRIADTSVVWVMADVPESALAGLSDGNAATITFPGLPGETFSGLIDKIYPEVDMQTRTARVRIDLSNPEGRLLVNMFADVVLATGDGAPVVQVPETAVIDTGDRQVVIRDMGEGKFVPQDVVLGRQAAGMVEVREGIAEGDRIVTTSTFLIDAESNLNAALAALTAPEAVE, encoded by the coding sequence ATGAGCGTCTTTGGCAAATTGGTGCTTATCGGCGTGGTTGGCGGCGCGGCTGGATGGGCGGGCCTCGCGGCAGGCGTCAAGGGTTGGACGCCTGCTATGCTGGCAAATGTGGCGCAGACGCAATTCACCGCGCTGATGGGACGGCAAGCTGAAGCAATGCCAGCCGCAACCCGAACGCCGACAGGCCCGGTCATCTACTACCGACACCCTGACGGTCTCGCCGAATGGTCCGCCGCGTCGACCGAGACTGCCGATGGAAAGTCCTTTTTGCCGGTCCTGGCGAACGAAGACGTATCGTTTGATCCAGAGGCGATCACGCCTCTAGAGGCAGAGAGTGGCGAACGAACCCTACTCTACTACCGCCACCCGATGGGCCTGCCTGATACGTCGCCGGTGCCAAAGCTGGATTCCATGGGGATGGACTACCTGCCCGTCTATGCCGACGAGGTAAGCGATGCCGGATCAGTGACCGTATCGCCCGGCAAGCTGCAACGCACGGGCGTGCGTACGTCAATTGCAGTGTTTGATCCCATGGCAACAACAGTGCGTGCGCCGGGGATCGTCGCGCTGGACGACCGTAGAGTCAGCGTCATTTCATTGCGTGCGGATGCGTTCATCGAAGAAGTTGAGGATGTAACGACCGGATCAATCGTTGAAGCGGGCGAACCGCTGGCGATGCTCTATTCCCCAGAGGTCGTCGCCGCTGCGGCGCAATATGTTTCCGACCTTCGGGGCGGTGAAGGGAGGGTCGAAGGCAGCCGCCAAAGGCTGGCAAATCTGGGCGTCCCAGCAGCCGTCATCGACAAGATCGCGGCGGAAAGGCGTACGCCGGTGCAAATCACTCTGATGGCACCGCGGTCGGGCGTGGTACTCGAACGGATGGCCGTCGAAGGCATGATGTCAGAGGCTGGAGAAACGCTGTTTCGTATTGCCGATACATCGGTTGTCTGGGTCATGGCGGACGTGCCGGAATCTGCGCTCGCGGGCCTTTCGGATGGAAACGCTGCGACGATCACCTTCCCAGGCCTGCCGGGCGAGACCTTCAGCGGCTTGATCGACAAGATATACCCTGAAGTCGATATGCAGACCCGGACTGCACGCGTCCGCATCGATCTGTCCAACCCCGAGGGTCGCTTGCTGGTCAACATGTTCGCGGATGTGGTTTTGGCGACGGGCGACGGTGCGCCCGTGGTGCAGGTCCCGGAAACGGCGGTGATCGACACCGGCGATCGCCAGGTGGTGATCCGCGATATGGGAGAGGGGAAATTTGTGCCGCAGGATGTGGTGCTGGGGCGGCAGGCCGCCGGGATGGTGGAAGTCCGCGAAGGTATTGCCGAGGGCGACCGGATCGTCACCACCTCGACCTTTCTGATCGACGCGGAGAGCAACCTGAACGCAGCCCTGGCTGCGCTGACCGCCCCGGAGGCAGTCGAATGA
- a CDS encoding FixH family protein, whose product MLRYIPTFLATLVVATQLSVPIAQAAASDYNLVLVETTYPFGDGAVLELRLIDTRTNAPVEGAVIFATRLDMEPDGMETMTSTVLALPGEEPGLYRFSADLTMDGNWRFSVAAKVQGEPETVQAQIVLEVLP is encoded by the coding sequence ATGCTCCGTTATATCCCCACCTTTCTTGCGACCCTCGTGGTTGCGACCCAGCTCTCCGTGCCGATAGCACAGGCGGCTGCATCTGATTACAACCTTGTTCTCGTCGAAACGACCTATCCCTTCGGAGACGGCGCGGTTCTGGAGCTTCGTCTGATTGATACCCGCACCAATGCGCCCGTCGAAGGCGCCGTCATCTTTGCCACAAGGCTGGATATGGAGCCGGACGGCATGGAGACGATGACTTCGACGGTCTTGGCGTTGCCCGGCGAAGAGCCGGGTCTCTATCGCTTTTCCGCCGATCTGACGATGGACGGAAACTGGCGGTTTTCCGTTGCGGCCAAGGTGCAGGGCGAACCTGAAACTGTTCAGGCGCAAATCGTGCTCGAGGTGCTGCCATGA
- a CDS encoding heavy metal translocating P-type ATPase produces the protein MDQIVGKDASERSSDHAVDPVCGMSVTISPDARRADYDGEIFYFCSDRCHTKFKADPVYYASGKASDRRMTSQAGAQYTCPMHPEIVRDEPGSCPICGMALEPMLPSDEPSEELTDFTRRMWISAAAAVPLVILTMGELVGLPVRDWIGHQLATYVEFALATPIVLWAAKPFFERGWASIVNRSPNMWTLISIGVGAAYIYSLVATFLPGVFPEVYRMGAGVGTYFEAAVVIITLIFVGQVLELRARERTGDAIRALLDLAPKTARRILPDGTEYDAPLENIVEGDRLRVRPGDAIPVDATVMDGTSSIDESMITGEPLPVEKGPGDTVTGGTINKKGSLVIEAARVGADTMLSQIVEMVSNARRSRAPIQGLADKVSSYFVPTVVLIALLAFVAWLSFGPEPALVFAIASAVSVLIIACPCALGLATPISITTAAGRGAQAGVLIKDAEALERMAKVDTLIVDKTGTLTEGKPKLTDVAALGDESEETILTLAAALEKSSEHPLAEAIVEGAMEKGIKVGNAENFEAVTGKGVRGTVLGRAVALGNTAMMRDMSLDTSTAEEAADVLRAEGKTAMFVAIEGKLSGIVAVADPIKESTAEAIKVLHEAGLRIIMATGDNERTASAVAQRLGIDEVRAGVLPEDKKALVDELHAEGRKVAMAGDGVNDAPALAAADVGLAMGTGADVAVESAGITLLRGDLNGIVKARTLAVATIRNIRQNLFWAFAYNTLGVPIAAGVLYPVFGLLMSPMIAAAAMSLSSVSVIANALRLRRLKL, from the coding sequence ATGGATCAGATAGTAGGCAAGGATGCGTCAGAGCGGTCGTCGGATCATGCCGTGGATCCGGTGTGCGGCATGTCCGTCACAATTTCTCCGGACGCACGCCGTGCAGACTATGACGGTGAAATTTTCTATTTCTGCTCCGACAGGTGCCACACCAAGTTCAAGGCTGATCCAGTTTACTACGCCTCTGGCAAGGCATCGGATCGTCGCATGACCTCACAAGCAGGCGCGCAGTATACATGCCCGATGCACCCTGAAATCGTACGTGATGAACCCGGATCTTGCCCGATCTGTGGCATGGCGCTTGAACCGATGTTACCGTCGGATGAACCCAGTGAGGAACTGACCGACTTCACCCGCCGCATGTGGATCAGTGCCGCCGCGGCCGTTCCCCTGGTCATCCTAACCATGGGTGAGTTGGTCGGTCTGCCCGTCCGAGACTGGATCGGGCATCAACTGGCGACCTATGTCGAGTTCGCGTTGGCGACACCAATCGTCCTATGGGCGGCGAAACCCTTCTTCGAGCGGGGATGGGCGTCGATCGTGAACCGCTCGCCCAACATGTGGACACTGATCTCCATCGGTGTCGGTGCGGCCTACATCTATTCGCTGGTGGCTACGTTCCTTCCGGGCGTGTTTCCGGAGGTCTACCGGATGGGCGCGGGGGTCGGCACCTACTTTGAGGCCGCCGTTGTCATCATCACCCTGATTTTTGTTGGGCAGGTTCTGGAGCTGAGGGCGCGGGAACGGACCGGCGATGCCATTCGGGCACTACTCGACCTGGCCCCGAAAACTGCGCGACGTATCCTGCCCGACGGCACAGAGTATGACGCGCCGCTGGAAAACATCGTTGAGGGGGATCGTCTGCGGGTCCGCCCAGGCGACGCGATCCCCGTCGACGCCACGGTCATGGACGGTACGTCGTCCATCGACGAGAGCATGATCACCGGCGAACCCCTGCCGGTCGAAAAAGGTCCCGGCGATACCGTCACCGGCGGCACGATCAACAAGAAGGGATCCCTTGTCATCGAGGCCGCGCGCGTGGGTGCCGACACGATGCTGAGCCAGATCGTCGAGATGGTTTCGAACGCGCGTAGGTCCCGCGCGCCGATTCAGGGTCTTGCCGACAAGGTCTCATCCTACTTCGTGCCGACCGTTGTCCTGATCGCGCTGCTCGCATTCGTCGCGTGGCTGAGCTTCGGACCCGAACCTGCTCTGGTCTTTGCCATTGCCTCGGCGGTGTCGGTGCTGATCATCGCCTGCCCCTGTGCTCTGGGTCTGGCGACCCCGATTTCGATCACGACGGCCGCGGGGCGCGGTGCACAGGCGGGTGTGCTGATCAAGGACGCCGAAGCTCTGGAACGCATGGCCAAGGTCGATACGCTGATCGTGGACAAGACGGGTACCCTGACCGAGGGGAAGCCGAAGCTGACCGATGTGGCCGCTCTGGGCGACGAAAGCGAGGAAACCATTCTAACCCTAGCTGCCGCCCTGGAAAAAAGCTCGGAGCACCCGTTGGCGGAGGCCATCGTGGAGGGTGCGATGGAGAAGGGCATCAAGGTCGGCAATGCCGAAAACTTCGAGGCGGTGACCGGAAAAGGCGTGCGCGGAACTGTCTTGGGGCGGGCTGTCGCACTTGGAAATACCGCAATGATGCGCGACATGTCTCTCGACACATCTACGGCGGAGGAAGCGGCAGATGTTCTACGGGCCGAGGGTAAGACCGCCATGTTCGTAGCCATTGAAGGTAAGCTGTCCGGCATCGTCGCAGTGGCCGACCCGATCAAGGAGTCGACTGCCGAAGCCATCAAGGTACTGCACGAGGCAGGTCTGCGGATCATCATGGCGACAGGTGACAACGAACGCACCGCCAGCGCCGTGGCGCAGCGGCTTGGAATCGACGAGGTTCGGGCCGGCGTTCTGCCGGAAGATAAGAAGGCGCTGGTCGACGAGCTGCACGCCGAAGGCAGAAAGGTCGCGATGGCGGGTGATGGTGTCAACGACGCGCCAGCCCTGGCCGCAGCGGACGTCGGCCTTGCCATGGGTACGGGCGCGGACGTGGCGGTTGAAAGTGCGGGCATCACGCTGTTGCGCGGGGATCTGAACGGCATCGTCAAGGCGCGGACACTGGCGGTGGCGACGATCCGCAACATTCGCCAGAACCTGTTCTGGGCGTTTGCCTATAACACGCTCGGTGTTCCAATCGCGGCAGGGGTCCTCTACCCGGTCTTCGGCCTATTAATGTCACCAATGATCGCCGCAGCCGCGATGAGCCTTTCTTCAGTCTCGGTCATCGCAAACGCTCTCAGGCTGAGGCGATTGAAGCTTTAG